In Photobacterium sp. TLY01, the following proteins share a genomic window:
- the cobT gene encoding nicotinate-nucleotide--dimethylbenzimidazole phosphoribosyltransferase, giving the protein MLDTRHSAVIQERIDNKTKPLGALGQLETTAHQLALIQSQGQKEAVTHIALTQPTMLLFAGDHGIAKEGVSIAPSEVTQQMVLNFLAGGAAINQFCRMNNINLKVIDCGILKPVETDHPDYIVQRLGAGTHNLAHKAAMSQQQVAEGLELGGSIAKQTIAAGCNVLMFGEMGIANTSSSSALLSALSTTDAAYCVGKGTGISDAQLGNKISLIRQGVARYNESGEPGPLRALAELGGFEIVQMVGAFLAASDQRVPILVDGFIVSIAAYIATLLKPEARDVMIFAHRSEEQGHQKVLALLEAQPMLDLGLRLGEGTGAALAYPLLRASAEFYNHMASFADAGVTV; this is encoded by the coding sequence ATGTTAGACACTCGCCACTCAGCAGTCATTCAGGAACGTATCGATAACAAAACCAAGCCTCTGGGCGCGTTGGGACAACTCGAAACCACAGCCCACCAGCTTGCTTTAATACAAAGTCAGGGACAGAAAGAAGCCGTTACCCACATTGCCTTGACTCAGCCCACCATGCTGCTGTTTGCCGGTGATCATGGCATAGCCAAAGAAGGGGTCAGTATTGCCCCCAGCGAAGTAACCCAGCAAATGGTGCTTAATTTTCTTGCCGGCGGTGCGGCGATTAATCAGTTTTGCCGCATGAACAACATCAATCTCAAAGTGATTGATTGCGGCATACTGAAGCCGGTTGAAACCGATCATCCTGATTACATCGTCCAGCGTCTGGGCGCCGGGACCCACAATCTTGCCCACAAAGCCGCCATGAGCCAGCAGCAAGTTGCTGAGGGACTGGAACTGGGCGGTTCAATTGCCAAGCAAACCATCGCCGCAGGCTGTAATGTACTGATGTTTGGTGAAATGGGCATTGCCAATACCAGCAGTTCTTCTGCTTTGCTATCAGCACTTAGTACCACGGATGCAGCCTACTGCGTGGGTAAAGGTACAGGGATCAGCGATGCTCAACTGGGTAACAAAATCAGTCTGATTCGTCAGGGTGTCGCCAGATACAATGAAAGCGGTGAACCGGGTCCACTCCGGGCACTCGCTGAGCTGGGTGGTTTTGAAATCGTTCAGATGGTCGGCGCCTTTCTGGCCGCCAGTGACCAACGCGTGCCGATTCTGGTGGATGGCTTTATCGTTTCGATCGCCGCTTATATTGCGACATTGCTCAAGCCGGAAGCACGGGATGTGATGATTTTTGCGCACCGTTCTGAAGAACAGGGACACCAAAAAGTGTTAGCTCTGCTCGAAGCCCAACCGATGCTGGATTTAGGCTTGCGGCTGGGTGAAGGCACAGGTGCCGCACTGGCCTATCCCCTGCTTCGCGCCAGCGCAGAATTTTACAATCACATGGCCAGCTTCGCCGATGCCGGAGTCACGGTGTAA
- a CDS encoding FAD-dependent oxidoreductase gives MSEHYDVAIIGAGVSGVYSAWQLKKTFPGKRIAVFEGSDRVGGRLLSVKAPDVSNMVTELGGMRILDAKRQPLIHALLDEINQFTSLPDPIETYPFPVDTPANIAYLRDVRLRLSDYQDNPHAVPYNYSPDAFGKTPGALVIEAFEKIVPGITAIDLTEQQRREMAMNAEFNGKMLYEQGFWNVLQVVMSSEDYSYCRDGGGYNSTLSNWNAADAIPWFLTDFGDGVEYLGFKQGFQSVPLTLARELQAIGGELLLGHKLNGFEQVNGVFNLHFTSELAITAYNDIQCTATHVVLAMPRRSIDLLEQNCPVLQQPEVKTLTGSVTPRPLFKLFTTYASPWWVEQSGIEAGRSVTDMPVRQTYYWPTDDGQPALQGPAILMASYDDGVNVGFWDGYRQKRGLAWKQQLEVLPLPDHKAFTGRLLKQQQVDPQWEAHQAPAAMMAEVTRQVNLMHDVSGADAAQTLPLQAAFRDWGDDPYGGGWNSWNIGVQSDDVAQNIVQPLANTHLYICGEAYSHSQGWVEGALQTAQLMLAKLKAQLEA, from the coding sequence ATGAGTGAACATTATGATGTTGCCATTATTGGCGCTGGTGTCTCGGGCGTTTACAGCGCCTGGCAGTTAAAAAAGACGTTCCCCGGTAAGCGCATTGCTGTTTTTGAAGGCAGCGATCGCGTCGGCGGCCGTTTATTGTCAGTGAAAGCGCCGGATGTCAGTAATATGGTTACAGAACTGGGCGGCATGCGTATTCTGGATGCCAAACGACAACCGCTCATCCACGCATTACTGGATGAGATCAATCAGTTTACTTCACTGCCAGATCCGATAGAAACCTACCCATTTCCGGTCGATACGCCAGCCAATATCGCCTATTTACGCGATGTACGGCTCCGTCTCAGTGATTATCAGGATAATCCACACGCTGTGCCCTACAACTACAGCCCAGATGCTTTCGGCAAAACACCCGGTGCTTTAGTGATTGAAGCCTTTGAAAAAATCGTTCCCGGCATTACCGCCATTGATCTCACTGAACAACAGCGCCGTGAAATGGCAATGAATGCGGAATTCAATGGCAAAATGCTTTACGAACAGGGCTTTTGGAATGTGCTGCAAGTGGTCATGAGCAGCGAAGACTACAGCTACTGCCGTGATGGCGGTGGCTATAATTCGACCTTGTCGAACTGGAATGCCGCCGATGCCATCCCCTGGTTTCTGACCGACTTCGGTGATGGTGTCGAATACCTCGGGTTTAAACAAGGCTTTCAGTCTGTGCCATTAACGCTGGCCAGAGAACTTCAGGCGATTGGTGGCGAATTGTTGCTCGGCCACAAACTGAATGGCTTTGAACAGGTGAACGGTGTATTTAACCTTCATTTCACCAGTGAATTAGCGATCACGGCGTACAATGATATCCAGTGTACCGCCACGCATGTTGTACTTGCGATGCCCAGACGTTCCATCGACTTGCTGGAACAGAATTGTCCTGTATTACAGCAACCGGAAGTGAAAACCTTAACCGGCAGTGTCACGCCAAGGCCGCTGTTTAAATTATTTACCACTTATGCGTCTCCCTGGTGGGTTGAACAATCCGGCATTGAAGCAGGACGCAGCGTGACTGACATGCCCGTCCGGCAAACTTATTACTGGCCAACCGACGACGGACAGCCTGCGTTACAAGGCCCGGCAATCCTGATGGCTAGCTATGATGACGGTGTCAATGTGGGGTTCTGGGATGGCTACAGACAAAAACGTGGCCTGGCATGGAAACAACAGCTGGAAGTCTTGCCTTTACCTGACCATAAGGCGTTTACCGGACGCCTGTTGAAACAGCAACAGGTTGATCCGCAATGGGAAGCGCATCAGGCTCCTGCGGCGATGATGGCTGAAGTCACCCGTCAGGTGAACCTGATGCATGATGTGTCTGGCGCCGATGCGGCTCAAACACTGCCGCTTCAGGCGGCATTTCGCGACTGGGGTGATGATCCTTATGGCGGCGGCTGGAACAGCTGGAATATTGGTGTACAAAGTGATGATGTGGCACAGAACATCGTCCAGCCATTAGCAAATACGCACCTCTATATCTGTGGCGAAGCATACTCCCACAGTCAGGGCTGGGTAGAAGGCGCACTGCAGACCGCCCAGCTCATGCTGGCGAAGCTGAAGGCCCAACTGGAGGCGTAA
- a CDS encoding thiamine pyrophosphate-binding protein, with protein MSDMPPRVMRDYLYDALNQLKIRQIFGVPGTNEIPIIDGTSYAENNVEYVECLHENIAMGAAMGAARMTGEPGVLVVHITPGIAHGIGNLFNAYRSHTPLVILCCQQQNELVTQEPLLSSNIKELASQYCKWSHELRTPYEFPLVLQRAFKEAKAPACGPVFISIPWEFMMAKPLPSLPEKLPGITRIPTNFAGDPDEIRRLAERFSQAKNPIIIAGDGVGYDNATEQLQVLAQTVGAPVALQTFSSLANFPNDDDHWQGELPGNQAMLQAIYQQHDVAFLVGYSNQAQVTVFNYADGPLIPASVDILYLSNNTWDIGKNYYGSHAVLGGIRASLEKLNQVMAELPVSGDMQRERDARNLLLSKLSEQRRQDWDAYLHQAQQDTSGTINPALIPHYLSQAITQQGLANEFVYVHEAVSDSPSFQYLMPLNQEMSKPVSYYCVSGGSLGWSMPASLGIKIQPTAIQGVTPRLVINAVGDGSSLFYPQVWWSAAKYQLAVLYIITNNREYHTLQNGLEEVIGSYGWEPKRKQVEPDPADPTSYHNYDVDYLSLQHPQLNFHQIANAMGADIQGQVIEKSTELNAALQQAIHYVLNENKPYVLDIRTERDPAAVQQTGGALKTSPRYRRPPLNYFHRDLLDEINPDHVNTLA; from the coding sequence ATGTCTGACATGCCTCCTCGCGTCATGCGCGATTATTTATATGACGCGCTCAACCAACTCAAAATCCGCCAAATTTTTGGCGTTCCGGGTACCAATGAAATTCCCATTATCGACGGCACCTCTTATGCCGAAAATAATGTCGAGTATGTCGAATGTTTACACGAAAACATTGCGATGGGTGCTGCAATGGGTGCTGCACGCATGACAGGAGAACCCGGTGTTCTGGTGGTTCACATCACCCCGGGTATCGCACACGGTATCGGCAACCTGTTCAACGCTTATCGCTCTCATACGCCGCTGGTCATTCTTTGCTGCCAGCAACAAAACGAACTGGTCACTCAAGAGCCACTGCTTTCTTCCAATATCAAAGAGTTAGCTAGTCAGTATTGTAAGTGGTCGCACGAACTGCGCACTCCTTACGAATTCCCGCTGGTGCTACAAAGAGCTTTCAAAGAAGCCAAAGCCCCGGCTTGTGGCCCTGTGTTTATTTCTATTCCCTGGGAATTCATGATGGCAAAACCCTTGCCGAGCCTGCCTGAAAAGCTGCCGGGGATCACTCGTATTCCCACCAATTTTGCCGGTGACCCGGATGAAATCAGACGCTTAGCTGAACGATTTTCACAGGCCAAAAACCCGATCATCATTGCCGGTGATGGTGTCGGGTACGACAATGCGACAGAACAGTTGCAAGTATTAGCGCAAACTGTCGGTGCCCCTGTGGCGCTGCAAACCTTCAGTAGTCTGGCAAACTTTCCGAACGATGATGATCACTGGCAAGGAGAGTTACCCGGTAACCAGGCCATGCTGCAAGCCATCTATCAGCAACATGATGTGGCCTTTCTGGTGGGCTACAGCAATCAGGCTCAGGTCACTGTCTTTAACTACGCCGATGGGCCACTCATTCCGGCATCCGTAGACATTTTATATCTCTCGAATAACACCTGGGACATCGGTAAAAACTACTATGGCAGCCATGCCGTGCTGGGTGGGATTAGGGCAAGCCTGGAAAAACTGAACCAAGTCATGGCTGAATTGCCTGTTTCCGGTGACATGCAGCGTGAAAGGGACGCCCGCAACCTGTTACTCAGCAAGCTCAGTGAACAGCGCCGTCAGGACTGGGATGCCTATTTACATCAGGCTCAGCAAGACACTTCAGGCACCATTAATCCGGCACTGATCCCGCACTATTTATCTCAGGCCATTACGCAACAAGGACTGGCAAACGAGTTTGTCTATGTCCATGAAGCCGTATCTGACAGCCCAAGCTTTCAGTATCTGATGCCGCTCAATCAGGAAATGAGCAAACCCGTAAGCTACTACTGTGTTTCCGGCGGTTCACTCGGCTGGTCAATGCCCGCTTCGCTGGGAATTAAAATCCAGCCTACCGCAATTCAGGGTGTCACGCCCAGGCTGGTCATTAATGCGGTTGGCGATGGTTCGTCCCTGTTTTACCCGCAAGTATGGTGGAGTGCCGCCAAATATCAGCTCGCCGTGTTGTATATCATCACCAACAACCGGGAATACCATACCTTGCAAAATGGCCTCGAAGAGGTGATTGGCTCTTATGGCTGGGAACCAAAGAGAAAACAGGTTGAACCGGATCCTGCCGATCCAACCAGTTACCATAATTACGACGTTGATTATCTGTCGTTGCAACATCCTCAGCTCAATTTCCACCAGATTGCCAATGCAATGGGTGCAGACATTCAGGGGCAGGTGATAGAAAAATCCACTGAGCTGAATGCCGCTTTACAGCAAGCGATTCACTACGTGCTGAATGAAAACAAACCCTATGTGCTGGACATCCGGACTGAACGTGATCCAGCCGCAGTGCAACAAACCGGCGGTGCGCTCAAAACGTCCCCCAGATATCGACGTCCGCCTCTGAATTATTTCCACAGGGATCTTCTGGATGAAATCAACCCGGATCATGTCAACACATTGGCTTGA
- a CDS encoding helix-turn-helix transcriptional regulator, protein MVASILLAGMIQSIVLGVYLAMKSKVQPVFWLLAGIHVCFALDLSLTLAWYQNWLSSRLNMMWPLLYPVLFFLFIRLCLTQKPLSRRDTVHLLPLTALSVLCVDLLVAPGETGITARHQLSGMLLIVFYLGYCLASIRLVWRYQSRQPLFQAQLSNANLLVLWGICASLILAMVMVIPQAILDTHFPLPYLTVSLLLFVMTCCLLIQPTLMNFEVMAELPDEAADNQPDDVMAALSQTVLKLMDDKQYYLKPEINLSTLAGEMGVKPYLLTQVLNQTLGIKFYDLVNQRRITHVCALMEKRPSSAVLELAFESGFNSKSTFNAAFKKYQQCTPSQYRARLKGAN, encoded by the coding sequence ATGGTCGCATCAATTCTGCTGGCAGGAATGATTCAGAGTATTGTCCTCGGCGTTTATTTAGCCATGAAAAGCAAAGTGCAGCCTGTGTTTTGGTTGCTGGCGGGTATCCATGTTTGCTTTGCGCTGGATCTTTCGCTCACCCTTGCCTGGTATCAGAACTGGCTGTCATCCCGTTTGAATATGATGTGGCCGCTGCTCTATCCGGTGTTGTTTTTCCTGTTTATTCGTCTGTGTTTAACCCAAAAACCGCTCTCGCGCCGGGATACGGTTCATTTGCTACCGCTGACTGCACTGAGCGTGTTATGTGTGGACTTGCTTGTCGCGCCAGGTGAGACAGGGATCACGGCGAGGCACCAGCTGTCTGGCATGCTGCTGATTGTGTTCTACCTGGGCTATTGCCTGGCCAGTATCCGGCTTGTGTGGCGCTATCAGTCACGGCAACCACTGTTTCAGGCGCAGTTATCCAACGCAAATTTGCTGGTGTTGTGGGGGATATGCGCCAGTCTGATCTTGGCCATGGTCATGGTGATACCACAGGCTATTTTGGATACACATTTCCCTTTGCCGTATCTGACGGTGTCTTTGCTTTTGTTTGTCATGACCTGTTGTCTGCTGATCCAACCGACGCTGATGAATTTTGAAGTGATGGCTGAATTGCCTGATGAGGCAGCGGATAACCAACCGGATGATGTGATGGCGGCCCTGAGTCAAACGGTTCTGAAGCTGATGGATGACAAGCAATACTATCTGAAGCCGGAGATAAACTTGTCGACACTGGCCGGGGAAATGGGTGTAAAACCCTATTTGCTGACACAGGTGTTGAATCAGACATTGGGAATCAAGTTTTATGATCTGGTCAACCAGCGACGAATCACACATGTTTGTGCACTGATGGAAAAACGCCCTTCAAGTGCAGTCCTGGAACTGGCATTTGAATCTGGCTTTAACTCAAAATCCACATTTAACGCGGCATTTAAAAAATACCAGCAGTGTACGCCATCGCAGTACAGGGCTCGGCTGAAAGGTGCGAATTAG